The genomic stretch GACAGTTCGAGTCCTCGCCGAAGGCCTCGGAACGGCAGGTCGCCGCGATGGTAGCTGGCCTGGCGGCGTGAACGAGCGATGCGTCGCCCGAGCACCCGGTGGTGATCTGCATCGACCGGGTGCTTGAAGATAACCGAAACAGTGTTGAAGAAAAGGAACCGATCGCCATGGATATTCTCGATGGACAGAAGGTCGTCGTGACCGGCGGAAGCCGCGGGCTCGGGCTCGGCATCGTCGAGGCGCTGGTGGCCCGCAAGGCGCAGGTGACCGTCGTCGCGCGCGACCCGGAGCGCCTCGACGAAGTCGCAAAACGGCTCGGCGTGAACGTGGTTCGCGGCGACGTCACCGACGCAACGCTTGCGCATGGCGTTCTCTCCGACATCCGACCATCGGTGCTCGTGCTCAACGCCGGTGCGACCCCGCCGATGGGCCCGCTTTACGAACTCAGCTGGGAAGATTTCAGCCGGGCGTGGGACGTCGACGTCAAGGCCGGCTTTCACTGGGTGCAGGAAACGCTGCGGCTTCCCTTAGCCCGCGGCAGTCGCGTGATCATCGCTTCCAGCGGCGCGGCGCTGAACGGCTCGCCGCTGTCCGGCAGCTATGCCGGCGCCAAACGGATGCTGTGGCTGATGGCGGTCTACGCCAACGATCTGGCCAAGCGGCTCGATCTCGGTATCCGCTTCCAGGCGATCGTTCCGCAGCAGATCATCGGCGACACCGAGCTTGGGCGCACCGCGGCCGAGGCTTACGCGAGCAGCAAGGGCGTCAGCCTCAAAACCTTCCTCGCCGGCTTCGGGGCGCCGATGCCGCCGCGCAAGGTCGGCGACAACGTCGTGTCGATCCTCACCGATCCCGCCTACGCGACGGGCGTGGCGTTCGGCATGAAGGGCGACCTTGGCATCGTCCCGCTCGACGCCTGAAATATTTTTGGCGCGGCCGAATCCTTTTGGTCGTGCCAAACGTCCTTGGCCAGAGAGGCGATGATCGTATCGCGGAACAAGGGAGACAGCGATGAAACGGACCCTGATCAGGTACAAGGCGAAGCCGGAGGCGGCCGACGGCAATGCCGAGCTGGTGGCGGCGGTGTTCGCGGAATTAAAGGCTGCCAAGCCGGAAGGCATCCGCTATCTTTCGCTGCGTCTGGAGGACGATACGTTCATCCATTTCGTCGAGACCACGACCGATGGCGGCTCCAGCGGATTGACCAAACTGGCGGCGTTTCAGGCGTTCCAGAGCGGGATTCGGGAGCGTTGCGCCGAACCTCCGGTGCCCCGCGGCGTTACCATTGTCGGCAATTATCGCATGCTGGGTGAATCCTGAGGCAGAATGAAACCGGTCCTGGAAGTGTTGGCCACCGACGATATCGACCAGTTATTGGCAGTGATGCGCCCAAAACTGCATCGCTATTGCGCGCGCATGGTCGGCTCGGTGATCGATGGCGAGGATGTGCTGCAGGATGCGCTGATCAAGGCGGTGGAGGCGTTCGCCACCAAAGGCCCGATCGGCAATCCCGAGGGCTGGCTGTTTCGGATCGCGCACAATACGGCGCTGGATTTCCTGCGCCGGCGCAACCGGCAGCAGGCGCTCCAGTCGGACGAGGAACTGGACATGATCGCCGATCAGCTTGATCCCGTCTTGAGCCGTCAGATCGCAACGGCCAGCCTTCGCACCTTCATGCGGCTTCCGGTCGCGCAGCGGTCCAGCGTGATCCTGATGGACGTGCTCGGCTGCTCGCTACAGGAAGTCTGCGAGGTGATGGATTTCAGCCTTCCCGCAGTAAAGGCTGCGCTGCATCGCGGACGCACGCAACTGCGCGAACTGGCCGAGGAACCGGAGGAGGCGCCGCACCCGAAATTGTCGGACGCCGATCGCAAACGCCT from Bradyrhizobium sp. Ash2021 encodes the following:
- a CDS encoding SDR family oxidoreductase — translated: MDILDGQKVVVTGGSRGLGLGIVEALVARKAQVTVVARDPERLDEVAKRLGVNVVRGDVTDATLAHGVLSDIRPSVLVLNAGATPPMGPLYELSWEDFSRAWDVDVKAGFHWVQETLRLPLARGSRVIIASSGAALNGSPLSGSYAGAKRMLWLMAVYANDLAKRLDLGIRFQAIVPQQIIGDTELGRTAAEAYASSKGVSLKTFLAGFGAPMPPRKVGDNVVSILTDPAYATGVAFGMKGDLGIVPLDA
- a CDS encoding sigma-70 family RNA polymerase sigma factor codes for the protein MKPVLEVLATDDIDQLLAVMRPKLHRYCARMVGSVIDGEDVLQDALIKAVEAFATKGPIGNPEGWLFRIAHNTALDFLRRRNRQQALQSDEELDMIADQLDPVLSRQIATASLRTFMRLPVAQRSSVILMDVLGCSLQEVCEVMDFSLPAVKAALHRGRTQLRELAEEPEEAPHPKLSDADRKRLSAYVAHFNARDFDAIRAMIADDVRLDLVNKTRLNGKAEVSRYFGNYDKITDWHLVPGLVEGRPAILVFDPNQPGSGPKYFMLLNWSADKVATIRDFRHVPYIIESAEYLI